The Phragmites australis chromosome 15, lpPhrAust1.1, whole genome shotgun sequence genome window below encodes:
- the LOC133893541 gene encoding uncharacterized protein LOC133893541 codes for MTEAPFFPREKLFKQQHYFQNLTKHTYLKGRYDVVTSVAIPLALAASSLFMIGRGVYNMSHGIGKKE; via the exons ATGACAGAAGCACCATTTTTTCCACGTGAGAAGCTCTTCAAGCAGCAGCATTATTTCCAGAACTTGACCAAGCACACTTACCTGAAAGGGCGTTACGATGTGGTCACCTCCGTTGCCATCCCCCTTGCATTAGCTGCCTCCAGCTTGTTCATGATT GGTCGTGGAGTTTACAACATGTCTCACGGGATTGGGAAAAAGGAGTGA
- the LOC133893498 gene encoding cytochrome P450 734A5-like, whose translation MDCRRRRPGTDSYLVPAPFSSAARAVQLLCLVWATVALAMHPEWQDHARREVVAVCGRRGLPTKDHGHLPKLKTLGMIVNETLRLYPPAVAMVRRRSGTWSSEGAWCRRARRS comes from the exons ATGGACTGCCGGCGCCGGAGGCCTGGAACAGATTCCTACCTTGTGCCGGCGCCGTTCAGCTCAGCGGCTCGTGCAGTTCAGCTTCTTTGCCTGGTTTGGGCCACCGTCGCGCTTGCCATGCACCCGGAGTGGCAGGACCACGCGCGCCGGGAGGTCGTCGCCGTCTGCGGCCGCCGTGGCCTCCCCACCAAGGACCACGGCCACCTCCCCAAGCTTAAGACA CTCGGCATGATCGTGAACGAGACGCTGAGGCTGTACCCGCCGGCCGTGGCGATGGTCCGAAGGCGAAGCGGGACGTGGAGCTCGGAGGGTGCGTggtgccggcgggcacggagatcATGA
- the LOC133893711 gene encoding uncharacterized protein LOC133893711 produces the protein MNHSASSRIVRGRGRNKRKWTADEDEELVKALCEVSADPRYKVEGGGFKNCYSQGIESILSQKLPGRGIKASPHVDSRLKVMKRKYYAIKDMLASPDFSWDDTRKMIQCEKQRYDEYCKDHPRAKGLYGVPFAYFDTFDAIYDKDRSTRDGLEGSEEAIADMENENTNEVGDEEVEEDRMSTGPSGRSLAATLSSKNQKKYKHDGKRNRTESNCPSLDMFKDVHGHFQSAIQHVSTMAAAMELFKDVHNHFQSVVEHAGAMAAAMELFKDAHDHFQSVVQHVSTTTAAMERFKDALDHFQSITQHDRVMAAVMGCDTDMQEKSMCEEPQRKAKVTAIAEVQKLGFTGSEVVTAASIFAKEPNQMDMFLALPEIYKRDYILQMLNGGQPIHFSVG, from the exons ATGAATCATAGTGCAAGCTCCAGAATTGTCCGCGGCAGAGGAAGAAATAAAAGGAAGTGGACAGCAGATGAAGACGAAGAGCTTGTAAAAGCCTTGTGCGAGGTATCTGCTGATCCTAGATATAAGGTTGAAGGAGGGGGCTTTAAGAACTGTTACTCCCAAGGCATAGAGAGCATTCTTTCACAAAAGCTACCTGGCCGTGGTATTAAAGCCAGCCCTCATGTTGATTCTCGGTTGAAAGTGATGAAGCGGAAGTATTATGCAATCAAGGATATGCTAGCATCGCCAGACTTCTCTTGGGACGACACAAGAAAGATGATCCAATGTGAAAAACAACGATACGATGAATATTGCAAA GATCATCCTAGAGCCAAGGGTCTGTATGGTGTCCCATTTGCATATTTTGATACATTTGACGCCATATACGACAAGGACAGATCCACTAGAGATGGGTTGGAAGGGTCTGAAGAAGCAATTGCTGACATGGAGAATGAAAATACAAATGAAGTTGGAGATGAGGAAGTGGAGGAGGATAGGATGTCCACAGGACCATCTGGTCGCTCCTTGGCTGCAACATTAAGCTCTAAGAATCAGAAGAAATACAAGCATGATGGGAAAAGGAATAGGACTGAATCAAACTGCCCTTCTCTGGACATGTTCAAGGATGTACATGGTCACTTTCAGAGTGCCATTCAGCATGTCAGCACGATGGCGGCAGCAATGGAGCTGTTCAAGGATGTACATAATCACTTTCAAAGTGTTGTTGAGCATGCTGGTGCAATGGCAGCAGCTATGGAGCTGTTCAAGGATGCACATGATCACTTTCAGAGTGTTGTTCAGCATGTCAGCACCACGACAGCTGCAATGGAGCGGTTCAAGGATGCACTTGATCATTTCCAGAGTATCACTCAGCATGACAGGGTGATGGCAGCAGTTATGGGGTGTGATACTGATATGCAAGAGAAGTCAATGTGTGAAGAGCCCCAAAGGAAGGCTAAAGTAACAGCCATTGCTGAAGTACAAAAGCTTGGCTTTACTGGAAGTGAAGTGGTCACTGCCGCAAGCATTTTCGCAAAGGAACCAAACCAAATGGACATGTTTTTAGCACTCCCAGAAATCTATAAGAGGGATTACATACTCCAGATGCTCAACG GTGGACAACCTATCCATTTTTCAGTTGGTTAG
- the LOC133893496 gene encoding uncharacterized protein LOC133893496, with the protein MDFFKSILAEPDPDPASPPPETEPAGSASSPPAAPAAGGGGGWGFGGLLKTLTSQSETVLEAYRRDLAEFGTGLRRETEVLREAAARAARDIPSSAHALDGLVDIVAQGKDALSQVAAAAAPASAHSDGGDSEPSSASGHVRYNRFEAQLRALQADPATFTADPEDAEDFSAWSKGFSVEERKGDIEALCYESDALEAMADRLVPDTVESEVFWARYFYRVHKLKQQEDARAELVKRVIAQEEDEDLSWEVDEDDEEEQQKEDAKELAARQEPIKEEIKHEVVEKGNEIVVEERKVEAAEEAPEKNADEPQPLVFGSSLVVVDEEEEQKNSDAPQPVVFGSSLVVVDEEEKEEPSKSNVEESGDKKEGAMHETSDSSKDSGYSIVSRQRTATEDEDLEWDDIEDLGEHEEKKGSTHGSSPSLKEELRKRLSVAEDDEDLSWDIEDDDDSA; encoded by the coding sequence ATGGATTTCTTCAAGTCAATCCTCGCCGAGCCCGATCCGGAcccggcctcgccgccgccggagacggAGCCCGCCGGAtccgcctcctccccgcccgccgcccccgctgccggcggcggcggggggtgGGGCTTCGGCGGGCTGCTCAAGACGCTCACCTCCCAGTCCGAGACCGTGCTCGAGGCCTACCGCCGCGACCTCGCCGAGTTCGGCACCGGCCTGCGCCGCGAGACCGAGGTGCTACGCGaggccgccgcgcgcgccgcgcGGGACATCCCCTCATCCGCACACGCGCTCGACGGCCTCGTTGACATCGTCGCGCAGGGCAAGGACGCGCTCTCCCaggtcgccgccgcggccgccccCGCCTCCGCGCACTCGGATGGCGGCGACTCCGAGCCCAGCTCCGCCTCCGGCCACGTCCGGTACAACCGCttcgaggcgcagctgcgggcgcTCCAGGCGGATCCGGCCACCTTCACCGCCGATCCCGAGGATGCCGAGGACTTCTCAGCGTGGAGTAAGGGGTTTAGTGTGGAGGAGAGGAAGGGCGACATCGAGGCCCTGTGCTACGAGAGCGACGCGCTGGAAGCGATGGCGGACAGGCTCGTGCCGGACACCGTCGAGAGCGAGGTGTTCTGGGCGAGATACTTCTACCGTGTCCATAAGCTGAAGCAGCAGGAGGACGCGAGGGCAGAGCTCGTGAAGCGTGTAATTGCgcaggaggaagatgaggattTGAGCTGGGAGGTGGATGAAGACGATGAGGAAGAGCAGCAGAAAGAAGATGCAAAGGAGCTAGCGGCAAGGCAAGAACCgatcaaagaagaaatcaaaCATGAAGTGGTCGAGAAGGGAAATGAGATAGTAGTGGAAGAACGCAAAGTCGAGGCAGCAGAAGAAGCGCCTGAGAAGAATGCTGATGAGCCACAACCATTGGTTTTTGGTAGCTCTTTGGTGGTagtggatgaggaggaggaacagAAGAATTCTGATGCGCCACAACCAGTGGTTTTCGGTAGCTCTTTGGTGGTAgtggatgaggaggagaaggaagagccCTCCAAGTCGAATGTTGAAGAATCAGGTGACAAGAAAGAAGGAGCAATGCATGAGACAAGCGATTCAAGCAAGGATAGTGGTTACTCCATAGTGTCTAGACAGCGAACAGCAACGGAGGATGAGGATCTTGAATGGGATGATATTGAGGATCTTGGAGAGCATGAAGAAAAGAAAGGCAGCACCCACGGCTCAAGCCCTTCTCTGAAGGAGGAGTTGCGGAAGAGGTTGAGTGTTGCTGAAGACGACGAGGATTTGAGCTGGGATattgaggatgatgatgatagtGCTTGA
- the LOC133893128 gene encoding probable galacturonosyltransferase-like 4 — translation MAPRTRMAAAPRLGSNASSPVDVPLPRACAAAVPGLLLALLLIGGHGATAVSAIRVDVIRLPSASPFPAFREAPAFRNGDECPPRGSADGRVDVAMTLDANYLRGTMAAVFSILQHTACPENVAFHFLSARREPDLLAAIRATFPYLDPSVYRFDPSRVRSRISRSVRHALDQPLNYARIYLADTLPSDVRRVIYLDSDVVVVDDVHKLWSVDLGGHVVAAPEYCHVNFTKYFTDAFWSDPYLSATFRGRRPCYFNTGVMVMDVAKWRQGYTRRVEEWMAVQKQKRIYHLGSLPPFLLVLAGNIKPVDHRWNQHGLGGDNMEGKCRSLHPGPISLLHWSGKGKPWLRLDSRKPCTVDYLWAPYDLYKAAATALEE, via the coding sequence ATGGCGCCAAGGACCCGGATGGCAGCAGCCCCGCGCCTCGGGTCCAACGCGTCATCACCCGTCGACGTGCCGTTGCCACGGGcgtgcgcggcggcggtgcccgGGCTCCTGCTGGCGCTGCTGCTCATCGGCGGCCACGGCGCGACGGCGGTGTCCGCCATCCGCGTCGACGTCATCCGGCTGCCGTCGGCGTCGCCGTTCCCGGCGTTCAGGGAGGCCCCCGCGTTCCGCAACGGCGACGAGTGCCCGCCGCGGGGCTCGGCCGACGGGCGCGTCGACGTCGCCATGACGCTGGACGCCAACTACCTCCGTGGCACCATGGCGGCCGTGTTCTCCATCCTGCAGCACACGGCGTGCCCGGAGAACGTGGCGTTCCACTTCCTGTCGGCCCGGCGGGAGCCGGACCTGCTGGCGGCCATCCGCGCCACGTTCCCCTACCTCGACCCCAGCGTTTACCGCTTCGACCCGTCCCGCGTCCGGAGCCGCATCTCCCGCTCCGTGCGCCACGCGCTGGACCAGCCGCTCAACTACGCGCGCATCTACCTCGCCGACACGCTGCCCTCCGACGTGCGCAGGGTAATCTACCTCGACTCCGACGTGGTCGTCGTCGACGACGTCCACAAGCTCTGGTCCGTAGACCTCGGGGGCCACGTGGTGGCCGCGCCCGAGTACTGCCACGTCAACTTCACCAAGTACTTCACCGACGCGTTCTGGTCGGACCCGTACCTCAGCGCCACGTTCCGCGGCCGCCGGCCGTGCTACTTCAACACGGGCGTGATGGTGATGGACGTGGCCAAGTGGCGCCAAGGGTACACCAGGCGGgtggaggagtggatggcggTGCAGAAGCAGAAGCGGATCTACCACCTCGGCTCGCTGCCGCCGTTCCTGCTGGTGCTCGCCGGCAACATCAAGCCGGTGGACCACCGGTGGAACCAGCACGGGCTCGGCGGCGACAACATGGAGGGCAAGTGCCGGAGCCTGCACCCGGGGCCCATCAGCCTGCTGCACTGGAGCGGCAAGGGCAAGCCATGGCTGCGGCTCGACTCCAGAAAGCCCTGCACCGTCGACTACCTCTGGGCGCCCTACGACCTCTACAAGGCCGCGGCAACCGCGCTCGAGGAGTGA